The DNA region GGATTATGAGACAGTTGACATCTGCAATCTCTCATGCCCATCAAAATCATATTATCCATCGTGATATAAAGCCACATAATATTCTGGTTGACCGTGTTGGCGATGTGAAAATAACTGACTTTGGAATTGCAATGGCCCTTAGTGCAACAAGTATTACGCAAACCAATTCCGTGTTAGGATCTGTCCACTATTTATCACCGGAGCAGGCTCGCGGAGGGATGGCGAATCGGAAGTCTGATATTTATTCATTAGGAATTGTCATGTTTGAACTTTTGACAGGAAGACTACCGTTTTCAGGTGAATCCGCAGTTTCGATTGCTTTAAAGCACCTCCAATCTGAAACACCGTCTGTTAGAAGATGGAATCCGAATATTCCACAAAGTGTCGAAAATATCGTTTTAAAAGCAACGGCAAAGGACTCCTTTCATCGTTATAGCAGTGTTGAAGAAATGGAAGAAGATTTAAGGACTGCTTTAGACTCGGAAAGAATACATGAACAAAAATTTGTTATTCCAATTGATAATGAAGCAACAAAAGCAATACCCGTAATAACGGATGACCGTCCCCTTCAAAACCATGGTGAAACGTTAGTTCATAGTCAAGATAATAAAGATATTGGAAATGGGAAAAAAACAACGAAAAAGGGCAATAAAGGTAATAAACAGAAAAAAAGAAAAAAATGGCCTATTATTTTAATTTCTACTTTCATAATTTTGACATTATTAACGATTTTCACATTTACAATATTACCTGGATTGCTGACCGCAAAAGACGTAGAAATCCCAGATGTTAGTGGAATGGAATTGGATGAGGCCATTTCTAAGCTTGAATCTGAAGGTTTTCAGATTGGCAAAGAAATTGAATTAAGTGATGAAAAAATGGAAGAAGGCAAGGTTATTAAAACAGATCCTGAAAGCGGCAGTACCGTAAAAGAAAATTCTACTTCACCCATTAACATTTACGTTAGTTTGGGCAAGGAAAAATATGAACTTTCTGATTATGTTGGACGGAACTACAATACTGTTGCCCAGTTTTTGGATAATAAAAAGTTTAAGGATATTAAAATAGATGAGGTTTTCGATGATAGTGAACCAGGAACGATACTTAGTCAAGATCCTGAGGGCGGTCAAAAGGTAGTACCTGAAGAGACTGTGTTAGAGTTAGAGATAAGTAAAGGGCCAGAGGCGATAATCTTAAAGGACTTAACACAATATAGTTTAAAGGGAGCACAGGAGTATGCAGATTCTGTTGGTCTGTCTCTAGCATCGGAAGAAAAATATAATGATCTGGTTCCTGCTGGAAATATCATTTCTCAATCACCTAAACCTGATACTAAAATGAAAAAAGGTGATAAGGTCTCGGTGGTAATATCTAAAGGGAAAGAAGAAAAACCGCCAAAACCTGTTACCAAGGAAATTTCAATTAAATACGAGCCAACGGAACCTGGTCAAGAACAGATGGTTCTCATTTATATTGAGGATATGAATCATCCTAATATGACCGTACCAGCCGATACATTTCCGATTATTTCCGATCAAAAGTATCCGATTGAATTACTCATTCCATTCGGAGGAAAAGCTAAATATATGGTTTTTCTTGATACGAGAGTAATTGCAGAAGAGACAATCTATTATCCCGAAACAGAATAAGGTAAGATAATCTTAATGAAAAATGGGCAAGGAGTGTGGCTATGCCTGAAGGGAAAATTGTTAAAGCGTTAAGCGGTTTTTATTATGTGATTTCTAATGGCGAATTGACTCAGTGTCGCGGGAGGGGTATTTTTCGCAAGAATAAAATCACCCCACTTGTTGGCGACGAAGTCGTTTTTCAAGCTGAAAATGAACGTGAAGGTTATATATTGGAAGTGAAGGATAGAAAAAATGAACTAGTTCGACCTCCAATCGCTAATGTTGATCAAGCTATTCTTGTCTTTTCGGCGGTAGAACCAGATTTTAGTACGACTTTGTTAGATCGTTTCCTAGTCCTGGTGGAATTTAATCGTATAAGTCCGCTTATTTGTATTACCAAAATAGATTTAACTGATGAAAAGCAAATGAAGGCAGTGGTAGAATATGCAGACCAATACAAAGAAATCGGTTATGATGTCCTTCTTACCTCATCTGAAACAGAAACGGGGATTGAGGCGTTAAGTCCGCATATCGAAAATAAAATCTCTGTGTTTGCTGGTCAATCTGGTGTCGGTAAGTCATCACTATTAAATGTTTTACGTCCAGACTTAGATATAAAAACGGATCATATATCCTCTCATTTAGGTAGAGGAAAGCATACAACCCGTCATGTTGAATTAATTACAGTTGGAAATGGCCTAATTGCTGATACACCAGGGTTTAGTTCTTTAGAATTCACGGATATTGAAGCAGAAGATTTACCATTTTGCTTTCCTGAAATAGCGAAGGAAGGTGAAAATTGTAAATTTCGTGCTTGTTTACATATTAGTGAACCAAAATGTGCGGTGAAAGCAGCAGTTGAATCTAAAGTAATTCCTGACTATCGCTATAAGCATTACGTTGATTTCTTACAGGAAATAAAAGAGAGAAAGCCGAGGTATTAATAATGGTGAAGATTGCACCGTCCATACTATCAGCGGATTTTGCAAAACTGGGAGAAGAGATTAAAGCAGTTGAACAGGGTGGAGCGGATTACATTCATATTGATGTAATGGATGGCCACTTCGTTCCAAACATTACAATTGGACCTCTAATTGTTGAGGCGGTTCGTCCGATAACTACACTTCCGCTCGATGTGCACCTTATGATCGAAAACCCTGATCAATTTATTGAAGCGTTTGCTAAAGCGGGAGCGAATTATATAACCGTGCACGTTGAAGCATGCCGTCATCTCCATAGAACGATTCAGCTTATTAAATCATTCGGAATTAAAGCAGGTGTAGTGTTAAATCCAGCCACACCTGTAGATACAATCCAGCATATTCTAGGTGATATCGATATGGTATTGTTAATGTCGGTCAATCCAGGGTTTGGCGGGCAGAAGTTTATCCCTGAAGTCCTTCCGAAAATAAAGAAGGTAAGGGAAGTGGCTGCAGAAAAAGGATTAACAATTGAAATTGAAATTGATGGCGGTGTTAATCCAGAAACCGCTAAATTATGTATAGAAGCAGGTGCAAATGTTCTCGTGGCAGGCTCTGCTATATACAATGAAGAGGATTACACGAAAGCAATATCGTCAATAAGAGGATAAAAGCTTAAAAAGGCCGGCGTTATTAGCTGGCCTTTTGCATATAGAAAAGAGGTACTTTTATGATTATTAATATAATGGCAGGAGGTCCGGAAGAACTTCTGCCTAACTTAAATAAATATAATGGGAAAAATGTATTTTGGGTAGGTGTAGACCGCGGGGTTCACAATCTATTAAAAGCAAATATTAAACCAATGATTGCTTTCGGAGATTTTGATTCGGTCACGGAAGAGGAATTTACTGAGATTGAATCAAAGGTAAATGAAATGAAACTATATAAACCAGAAAAAGATGAGACTGATTTGGAGCTTGCTTTAAATTGGGCAGTCGAACAAGAACCTGATTCCATTCGGATATTTGGTGCCACCGGCGGCAGAATCGATCATTTATTTGCCAATGTTCAATTATTGGTCAATCCAATAATTGAGGGGAAATCAATACCAATCATTTTGATTGATTGTCAAAATATCGTATTTGTCAAAGGTTCAGGAAGCTATAAAATAGAAAAAATGTCAGATAAAAAATATATATCATTTATTCCTGTTACCTTTAATATCAAGGATCTCACCCTTCAGGGCTTTAAATACCCGTTGAAGAATCGTCATATTTCTATTGGCTCCACATTATGTATTAGTAATGAACTTATTAGTGATTATGGTACTTTTTCATTTTCCGAAGGCATATTATTAGTGATAAGAAGTGATGATTAATAGGCATTATAAAAGTGGTACTAATTTCGTTCGTAGGAATAAAATAGTAAGGGCGTACGAGAGAAGTTTAGATGTGTGAGATGGTGAGGAGGGACATTATGAAATTTTATACGATTAAACTGCCGAAGTTCTTAGGCGGACTTGTCCGAGCGATGATTGGTGCATTTAAAAAGAATGATTAGAAAAGAAGAGCCTGGATGCACGCGTTTCTAAAAAAGTTCAAAACCGTTTTAGCACCTATTTAATTAGGTGCTTTTTATTTAATCAAATTTGGGAAGAATAGATATATAGAAAGAGCACCCTAAATTAGGATGCTCGCACATTTTTAAACGCGTTCTACTTTACCGGATTTTAATGCTCTTGCAGAAACCCAAACACGCTTAGGCTTTCCATCAACAAGAATACGTACTTTTTGTAGGTTAGCACCCCATGTACGCTTGTTAGCGTTCATAGCGTGTGAACGTGCATTACCAGATGTTGTTTTTCTTCCAGTTACAACACATTTACGTGGCATAATGATTCCCTCCTTATTACCAAAAGCTTTATACAGCATTTCCGTTATTGTCTAAAGATACTTTAATAATTTATCATACAACCCATTTGAATGCAATAGTGTTTAATAAACCCTTCAAGAAAAATACCTTGACATGCATTTTATTTTGATTCAGTTTATAATAAGTACCAAGTATGACTTTCAAAATACACTTGACTATAGTAAAATGTTTTTAGTCAAGGAGCAATTTCCATAAGGGGGAACGATTCATGTCCATTGAATTAAAAACCAAGTACGGACAAATTGATATTTCAAATGAAGTAATCGCCACCATCGCTGGAGGAGCCGCGATCGATTGTTATGGGATCGTCGGTATGGCTTCAAAGAATCAAATTAAAGACGGTCTTACGGAGATTTTACGTAAAGAAAATTTTACTCGCGGTGTTATTGTTCGCCAGGAGAATGAAGAAGTACATATTGATATGTATATTATTGTTAGCTATGGAACGAAAATTTCCGAGATTGCCCACAATGTGCAATCAATGGTTAAATACACACTCGATAAGACCGTTGGACTTGCCGTTGACTCGGTAAATATTTACGTTCAGGGAGTTCGTGTGACGAACCCGTAAGTTCGTGAACGAACCTCAAGTTAGGAGGAAAGTTTGTGTCAATAACAGCATTAGATGGAAAACGTTTTGCTGAGATGGTGGTTCAAGGTGCGAATCATTTAGGTGCCAATGCAAAAATGGTAGATGCATTAAACGTTTTTCCTGTGCCCGATGGTGATACTGGAACCAATATGAATTTATCTATGACCTCAGGGGCAAAGGAAGTAAGAAATAATGTTCAGGAACATATTGGAAAAGTAGGGATTGCCCTTTCAAAAGGCTTACTAATGGGGGCACGTGGAAATTCGGGAGTAATCCTTTCTCAGTTATTCCGCGGGTTTTCAAAAGCAGTAGAAACCAAAGCAACAATTTCAGGTAAAGAATTTGCTGCTGCCCTTGAGTCAGGTGTTGAAACGGCTTATAAAGCAGTAATGAAACCTGTTGAAGGAACAATTTTAACAGTAGCAAAGGATTCTGCAAAAAGGGGAGTGCAGGCTTCCCAAAAATCAAATGATATTATTGTAATTATGGAAGAAGTCTTAAAAGAAGCCAGGGCATCACTTAAACGTACTCCTGATCTGCTGCCAGTTCTTAAGGAAGTTGGAGTTGTTGATAGCGGTGGGCAAGGCTTAGTCTTTGTATATGAAGGTTTTCTCGCAGTGTTAAAGGGAGAAAAGCTTCCAGAAACTCCAGAACTTCTATCTATGGATGACCTGGTAAGTACGGAGCATCACAAAAGTGTTCAAAGTCATATGAATACTGAGGATATCGTTTTTGGTTATTGTACAGAATTTATGGTGAGACTCGAAAGTGATAAAACCGCAAAGCATCCGTTTAAAGAGGAAGTTTTCCGAAACGACCTTAGTAAGCTTGGCGATTCTTTGCTTGTCATCGCTGATGAAGAGGTTGTTAAGGTTCATATTCATTCAGAACAACCAGGAGATTGCTTGAGCTACGGACAGCGCTATGGCAACTTAATCAATATGAAAATTGAAAACATGCGCTTGCAGCACACAAATATCGTTGGAGAAACTAGCGCTTTAGTATCAACCGCTCCGGCGCCTTCGAAGGAACAGCAAGAATACGGGATTGTTACTGTTTCTATGGGTTCAGGCATTGCCGAACTATTCAAGAGTATTGGCGCTCATGCTGTCATTGAAGGCGGACAAACAATGAATCCTAGTACGGAGGATATCGTAAAAGCGGTCAAAGAAGTAAATGCTAAAAAGGTATTTATTTTGCCTAATAATAAGAATATTATTATGGCGGCAGAGCAGGCTGCAGACGTTTCAGAAGAGGAAATATACGTAATTCCATCTAAAACAGTTCCACAAGGTCTTACAGCTCTTTTAGCCTTTAATCCAAGCGGAGATGTAAATTCTAACCTTGGGACTATGAAAGAGGCGCTCCAGCATGTCAAAACAGGACAAATTACCTTTGCCGTCCGTGATACTCAAATCGATGGTTTAGAGATTGAAAAAGACGACTTCATGGGAATTGCTGAAGGGAAAATTGTTGTAAAAAACAAGGACAAAGGAAAAGTAGCAGAGGAGCTTCTTTCACAGATGTTGGATGATGATTCCGAAATCTTAACCATCATTTATGGTGAAGATGTGAATGAATCCGAAGTAAATTCGCTCGTTCAATTTGTTGAGGATCATTTTGGTGATGTTGAAGTAGAGCTTCATAACGGAAAACAACCATTATATTCTTTTATCTTTGCAATAGAATGAATGCTAAAATAGAAGGGGCAACCCTTCTTTTTTTATGTGGATAAATTGGTTGACATGTAACAGTTATTGTTCGAGGGGGAAGGAATAGTGTTGCGTAGTGTAGCAGAACTTAAACAATCTGTTTCAGTGTTAAAAGGGATAGGTGAAGAAACAGCTGAGAGTTTAGCGGAAATGAAAATCTTTACGGTCGAAGATTTATTGGAGTATTTCCCCTATCGTTATGAAGATTATTCGCTTAGAGATCTAGCGGAAGTAAAGCATGAAGAGAAAATAACGGTGGAAGGAAAGGTTCATAGTGAGCCCTCACTAGCATACTATGGCCGTAAGAAATCTAAGTTAACATTTAGAATGTTTATCGGACAATACTTAATCAAAGTAGTATTTTTTAACCAGCCATATTTGAAAAATAAACTTATTATGAATGAAACAATAACTGTTACAGGAAAATGGGATGCCCATCGGCAGACGATAACTGCCACTGAAATGCAGACGGGGAATAATACAAAGATAAAGGATTTTGAACCTGTATATTCTCTAAAAGGAAAAATAACGACAAAAGGGATGCGGAAATTTATTAGTATTGCCTTTGGGCAATATGGTCAAGCCTTAGAAGAAAATTTGCCGACATCACTAGTGAAAAAATACCGTTTGCTAAATCGGCAAGACGCAATAAGAGCTATGCATTTTCCTCAAGATCCGGAAGCAGTCAAGCAGGCTAGACGTCGTATTGTTTATGAAGAATTTTTATTATTTCAATTGAAAATTCAGGCACTAAGGAAGTTTGAACGAGAACATTCCCCTGGTATTGAACAAATCTATCACCAAACCAAGGTGCAAGAATTTATTCAAGGCTTACCATTCCCATTAACAGGAGCCCAAAATCGCGTCGTCACTGAAATCTTAAATGACCTAAAATCACCGCTTCGAATGAACCGGCTCTTACAGGGGGATGTTGGATCAGGGAAAACAGCCGTAGCTGCAATTGGTTTATACGCCAGTGTAACAGCGGGGTTTCAGGGTGCATTGATGGTTCCAACTGAAATTCTAGCAGAACAGCACTTTGAGTCAATGAAGGCCTTATTTGAGCCGTTTAATGTTCGCTGTGAGCTGTTAACTAGCTCGGTTAAGGGCAAGAAAAGAAGAGAGATTCTTCAAGAATTAGCGGATGGTCATGTTGATATATTAATAGGGACGCATGCTCTCATTCAAGATGAGGTAACCTTTAAGAGATTAGGGTTTGTTATTACGGATGAACAGCATCGCTTCGGTGTTGAACAGCGGCGAGTGCTAAGGGAAAAAGGAGATAATCCAGATGTCCTTTTTATGACTGCTACTCCGATTCCAAGAACGCTAGCGATTACTGTCTTTGGTGAGATGGATGTATCAATTATTGATGAAATGCCTGCAGGCAGAAAGGCGATTGAGACATACTGGGCGAAGCCTGAAATGCTTGAAAGGGTACTACATTTTGTTGAGAAAGAATTGGTCAAAGGTCATCAGGCGTATGTTATATGCCCATTAATTGAGGAATCGGACAAGCTAGATGTCCAAAATGCGCTTGATGTTTACACAACTTTAAGCCACTACTACCATAATCGCTTTAAGGCAGGATTAATGCATGGACGGCTAAGCTCTGAAGAAAAGGATTCAGTAATGAAGCAGTTTAGCAGCAATGAAGTTCAAGTACTCGTTTCAACGACAGTAGTAGAGGTAGGAGTGAATGTTCCGAATGCTACAATAATGGTTATTTACGATGCGGAGAGATTTGGACTATCACAGCTGCATCAGCTTCGCGGCCGTGTAGGAAGAGGCAGTGAACAGTCGTATTGCATCCTCCTTGCAAATCCGAAATCTGAGGTTGGTCAGGAACGAATGAGAATTATGACCGAAACAAACGATGGGTTTGTTTTGAGTGAAAAGGATCTCGAGCTCCGCGGGCCAGGTGATTTTTTCGGGAAAAAACAAAGCGGTATACCGGAGTTTAAGGTTGCTGACATGGTTCATGATTATCGAACCCTTGAAACAGCTAGAAATGATGCTGCACTTATGATCCAGTCGAAGGTATTCTGGTCAGCGCCGGAATATAAATATTTAAGAAATCAACTTGAGGAAACGGGTGTATTGGAAGGCGAAAAACTCGATTAGTTTTTCCAAAGTATGAGGTGCAGATTGTAGAATGATAAATTTATTCTTGCAATCTGCAATTTCTAATTTTATACTACTATTAGTACCTAGTCATAATATCTCGGACGGTGTGTTAAAAATGAGAAAAACTAAAAAAGAACGACAACAGTTGTTATCAATAACAATTAGAGAAAATCCATTTATTACAGACGAAGACCTTGCAGATAAGTTCCAAGTGAGTGTGCAAACTATTCGTCTTGATCGTTTAGAACTATCAATTCCTGAATTGCGTGAACGGATTAAATATGTGGCTGAGAAACAATTTGATGAAGTACGTTCTCTGCCAATTGAAGAGGTAATAGGGGAAATCATTGATATTGAATTAGATCACAGTGCGATATCAATCTTCGAAGTGAAAGAAGAACATGTTTTTAAAAGGAACAAGATTGCACGAGGTCATCATGTTTTCGCACAGGCAAATTCACTGGCAGTCGCGGTGATTAATGACGAACTTGCTTTAACTGCAAAAGCTAACATAAAATTTAAGCGCTCGGTTAAACAAGGTGAACGGGTAATTGCCAAAGCAAAGGTTTTAAAAATTGATGATGGAATTGGCCGGACAATTGTTGAAGTAACTAGCTTTGTAAACCATGAACATGTTTTTACAGGCGAATTTGAAATGTACCGCTCAGAAAAATCATTAAAGGATGAGACTAGATGAAAATAGCTATCGATGCAATGGGTGGCGACCATGCTCCAAAAGAAATCGTTATTGGTGCAATGAAGGCTGTAGCAACATTTCCAGATATACATATCACCCTTGTTGGGGATGAAACAGAGATAAAAAAGTACTTAACAAACGAAGAGAGAATTAGCATCCTCCATACAACCGAGGTCATACTCGGGACGGATGAGCCAGTAAGGGCCGTCCGCCGAAAAAAAACTGCTTCAATGGTTCTTGCGGCACAGCAAGTAGCAGATGGCACAGCCGATGCCTGTATTTCTGCAGGGAATACGGGTGCTTTAATGGCGTCAGGACTATTTGTAGTGGGAAGAATTGAAGGGATCGACCGTCCTGCACTTTCACCAACATTACCAACCATTGGCGGAGAAGGTTTTCTTCTACTGGATGTTGGCGCAAATGTGGATGCTAAGCCTGAACATCTACTTCAATATGCAATTATGGGCTCTATATACTGGGAGAAGGTTAGAGGAGTCTCTAAGCCGAGAGTCGGACTTTTAAATATTGGGACAGAAGAAAAAAAGGGAAATGAACTAACGAAACAGTCATTTGAACTTTTAAAAAATGCAAATATAAACTTTGTTGGGAATGTTGAGGCCCGGGACTTACTTGATGGTGTGGCTGATGTTGTCGTCACAGATGGATTTACAGGTAATATGGTGTTGAAAACCATTGAAGGAACGGCACTTTCAATGTTTAAAATGTTGAAAAGTGCGTTAATGAGCAGTCTGAAAAGTAAATTGGCTGCATCGGTCCTAAAGCCTGAATTTAGTACGCTTAAAAATACAATGGATTACTCAGAGTATGGCGGAGCAGGATTATTTGGCTTAAAAGCTCCAGTGATTAAGGCGCACGGTTCTTCCAATGGGCAATCCATTTTTAGTGCCATTCGGCAAACACGCGAGATGGTTGAAAAAGATGTGGTTGGTCTAATCACAATGTCAATTGCTGAATCAAACAAGTTTAATAAAGATAGTTAAGAAGGAGGCTAATATGGGTAAAATAGCATTTGTCTTTCCCGGACAGGGCTCACAAGTAGTTGGGATGGGGAAACTGCTTGCCGAGCAATATCCTGAGGTACTGGCATATTTTACAAAGGCGGATGAGACGCTTTCTAATGAGCTGAGCAAACTTATTTTTGAAGGCCCGCAAAATGAACTAACCTTAACGGTTAATACACAGCCAGCCCTTTTAACAACGTGTATCGCGATATTAGAACTATTTAAAAAAGCGGGTATTGAAGCTGATTTTCTAGCGGGACATAGCTTAGGTGAATATACAGCGCTTGTTGCCAGCGGAGCACTTACCTTTGAAGAAGGAGTACACGCTGTCAGGAAACGCGGTGAGTTTATGGAGCGTGCGGTTCCTAATGGTGAAGGTTCGATGGCAGCAATACTAGGTCTTGACCGGGAACGTCTTTCTGCAGTTACAAAAGAAGTGACGGAAACAGGATTCCCGGTATCGCTGGCTAATTTGAATTGTCCTGGTCAAATTGTAATTTCTGGATCAAGAAAAGGTGTCGAGCAAGCTTCAGAACGAGCTAAGGCAGCTGGTGCGAAAAGAGCGATTCCACTTGAAGTAAGCGGACCCTTTCATTCTTCATTAATGAAACCTGCAGCTGATGAATTACAGGAGGTTTTGGACAGACTCGAAATGAAGGATGCAGCCACTCCCGTAATTGCCAACGTTTCAGCACAACCAATGAGGGTGGCTTCTGAAATAAAGAAAAACCTTCTTGAACAGCTGTACTCACCTGTATTGTGGGAGGATTCAATCGTGCAAATGATTGAATTAGGAGTCGATACATTTATTGAGATTGGTCCTGGGAAGGTGCTTTCAGGATTAATAAAAAAAATAAATCGTACAGTTAAAATCTATTCAGTTTCTGATGAAGAAAGCTTTCAAGCA from Neobacillus sp. FSL H8-0543 includes:
- the pknB gene encoding Stk1 family PASTA domain-containing Ser/Thr kinase, with protein sequence MLIGKRLSGRYKILEMIGGGGMANVYLAHDIILDRDVAVKMLRLDFANDDEFIRRFHREAQSATSLAHPNIVSIYDVGEESELYYIVMEYVEGQTLKQYIQQNSPIRVEDSVRIMRQLTSAISHAHQNHIIHRDIKPHNILVDRVGDVKITDFGIAMALSATSITQTNSVLGSVHYLSPEQARGGMANRKSDIYSLGIVMFELLTGRLPFSGESAVSIALKHLQSETPSVRRWNPNIPQSVENIVLKATAKDSFHRYSSVEEMEEDLRTALDSERIHEQKFVIPIDNEATKAIPVITDDRPLQNHGETLVHSQDNKDIGNGKKTTKKGNKGNKQKKRKKWPIILISTFIILTLLTIFTFTILPGLLTAKDVEIPDVSGMELDEAISKLESEGFQIGKEIELSDEKMEEGKVIKTDPESGSTVKENSTSPINIYVSLGKEKYELSDYVGRNYNTVAQFLDNKKFKDIKIDEVFDDSEPGTILSQDPEGGQKVVPEETVLELEISKGPEAIILKDLTQYSLKGAQEYADSVGLSLASEEKYNDLVPAGNIISQSPKPDTKMKKGDKVSVVISKGKEEKPPKPVTKEISIKYEPTEPGQEQMVLIYIEDMNHPNMTVPADTFPIISDQKYPIELLIPFGGKAKYMVFLDTRVIAEETIYYPETE
- the rsgA gene encoding ribosome small subunit-dependent GTPase A; the encoded protein is MPEGKIVKALSGFYYVISNGELTQCRGRGIFRKNKITPLVGDEVVFQAENEREGYILEVKDRKNELVRPPIANVDQAILVFSAVEPDFSTTLLDRFLVLVEFNRISPLICITKIDLTDEKQMKAVVEYADQYKEIGYDVLLTSSETETGIEALSPHIENKISVFAGQSGVGKSSLLNVLRPDLDIKTDHISSHLGRGKHTTRHVELITVGNGLIADTPGFSSLEFTDIEAEDLPFCFPEIAKEGENCKFRACLHISEPKCAVKAAVESKVIPDYRYKHYVDFLQEIKERKPRY
- the rpe gene encoding ribulose-phosphate 3-epimerase, with amino-acid sequence MVKIAPSILSADFAKLGEEIKAVEQGGADYIHIDVMDGHFVPNITIGPLIVEAVRPITTLPLDVHLMIENPDQFIEAFAKAGANYITVHVEACRHLHRTIQLIKSFGIKAGVVLNPATPVDTIQHILGDIDMVLLMSVNPGFGGQKFIPEVLPKIKKVREVAAEKGLTIEIEIDGGVNPETAKLCIEAGANVLVAGSAIYNEEDYTKAISSIRG
- a CDS encoding thiamine diphosphokinase codes for the protein MIINIMAGGPEELLPNLNKYNGKNVFWVGVDRGVHNLLKANIKPMIAFGDFDSVTEEEFTEIESKVNEMKLYKPEKDETDLELALNWAVEQEPDSIRIFGATGGRIDHLFANVQLLVNPIIEGKSIPIILIDCQNIVFVKGSGSYKIEKMSDKKYISFIPVTFNIKDLTLQGFKYPLKNRHISIGSTLCISNELISDYGTFSFSEGILLVIRSDD
- the spoVM gene encoding stage V sporulation protein SpoVM encodes the protein MKFYTIKLPKFLGGLVRAMIGAFKKND
- the rpmB gene encoding 50S ribosomal protein L28; amino-acid sequence: MPRKCVVTGRKTTSGNARSHAMNANKRTWGANLQKVRILVDGKPKRVWVSARALKSGKVERV
- a CDS encoding Asp23/Gls24 family envelope stress response protein is translated as MSIELKTKYGQIDISNEVIATIAGGAAIDCYGIVGMASKNQIKDGLTEILRKENFTRGVIVRQENEEVHIDMYIIVSYGTKISEIAHNVQSMVKYTLDKTVGLAVDSVNIYVQGVRVTNP
- a CDS encoding DAK2 domain-containing protein → MSITALDGKRFAEMVVQGANHLGANAKMVDALNVFPVPDGDTGTNMNLSMTSGAKEVRNNVQEHIGKVGIALSKGLLMGARGNSGVILSQLFRGFSKAVETKATISGKEFAAALESGVETAYKAVMKPVEGTILTVAKDSAKRGVQASQKSNDIIVIMEEVLKEARASLKRTPDLLPVLKEVGVVDSGGQGLVFVYEGFLAVLKGEKLPETPELLSMDDLVSTEHHKSVQSHMNTEDIVFGYCTEFMVRLESDKTAKHPFKEEVFRNDLSKLGDSLLVIADEEVVKVHIHSEQPGDCLSYGQRYGNLINMKIENMRLQHTNIVGETSALVSTAPAPSKEQQEYGIVTVSMGSGIAELFKSIGAHAVIEGGQTMNPSTEDIVKAVKEVNAKKVFILPNNKNIIMAAEQAADVSEEEIYVIPSKTVPQGLTALLAFNPSGDVNSNLGTMKEALQHVKTGQITFAVRDTQIDGLEIEKDDFMGIAEGKIVVKNKDKGKVAEELLSQMLDDDSEILTIIYGEDVNESEVNSLVQFVEDHFGDVEVELHNGKQPLYSFIFAIE
- the recG gene encoding ATP-dependent DNA helicase RecG, whose amino-acid sequence is MRSVAELKQSVSVLKGIGEETAESLAEMKIFTVEDLLEYFPYRYEDYSLRDLAEVKHEEKITVEGKVHSEPSLAYYGRKKSKLTFRMFIGQYLIKVVFFNQPYLKNKLIMNETITVTGKWDAHRQTITATEMQTGNNTKIKDFEPVYSLKGKITTKGMRKFISIAFGQYGQALEENLPTSLVKKYRLLNRQDAIRAMHFPQDPEAVKQARRRIVYEEFLLFQLKIQALRKFEREHSPGIEQIYHQTKVQEFIQGLPFPLTGAQNRVVTEILNDLKSPLRMNRLLQGDVGSGKTAVAAIGLYASVTAGFQGALMVPTEILAEQHFESMKALFEPFNVRCELLTSSVKGKKRREILQELADGHVDILIGTHALIQDEVTFKRLGFVITDEQHRFGVEQRRVLREKGDNPDVLFMTATPIPRTLAITVFGEMDVSIIDEMPAGRKAIETYWAKPEMLERVLHFVEKELVKGHQAYVICPLIEESDKLDVQNALDVYTTLSHYYHNRFKAGLMHGRLSSEEKDSVMKQFSSNEVQVLVSTTVVEVGVNVPNATIMVIYDAERFGLSQLHQLRGRVGRGSEQSYCILLANPKSEVGQERMRIMTETNDGFVLSEKDLELRGPGDFFGKKQSGIPEFKVADMVHDYRTLETARNDAALMIQSKVFWSAPEYKYLRNQLEETGVLEGEKLD
- the fapR gene encoding transcription factor FapR, translating into MRKTKKERQQLLSITIRENPFITDEDLADKFQVSVQTIRLDRLELSIPELRERIKYVAEKQFDEVRSLPIEEVIGEIIDIELDHSAISIFEVKEEHVFKRNKIARGHHVFAQANSLAVAVINDELALTAKANIKFKRSVKQGERVIAKAKVLKIDDGIGRTIVEVTSFVNHEHVFTGEFEMYRSEKSLKDETR
- the plsX gene encoding phosphate acyltransferase PlsX, whose translation is MKIAIDAMGGDHAPKEIVIGAMKAVATFPDIHITLVGDETEIKKYLTNEERISILHTTEVILGTDEPVRAVRRKKTASMVLAAQQVADGTADACISAGNTGALMASGLFVVGRIEGIDRPALSPTLPTIGGEGFLLLDVGANVDAKPEHLLQYAIMGSIYWEKVRGVSKPRVGLLNIGTEEKKGNELTKQSFELLKNANINFVGNVEARDLLDGVADVVVTDGFTGNMVLKTIEGTALSMFKMLKSALMSSLKSKLAASVLKPEFSTLKNTMDYSEYGGAGLFGLKAPVIKAHGSSNGQSIFSAIRQTREMVEKDVVGLITMSIAESNKFNKDS